Proteins encoded in a region of the Mycoplasma feriruminatoris genome:
- a CDS encoding glycosyltransferase family A protein produces MLVSFIIASQAHLDRLKTTIDSIKHQTNSSHQTIIISDSKNIDSTKRQYIKEIFDNSTNIILSENNIPQDTASDWNLAMKLVSSKYVVFVKEGDFLYPNFVEEIQKVSDKHNPDLIEFNQNYNGLIEDQISYNLLEGNKLYDLNKDYEVFAYIQRLIYTKVFKVDIIRQNNLTFRRKVRFDLLFTYKFLSNSNTCYILDDHLSLHRISVMKYSAFDLLRQWPHIINHFRQINKYKFLSDQLTYAHYYQTCYKFLDLIEKYNNPVLYKKALNFVENKVQNKVNKFVNKNKVFLENKDLGFNQRMNDFERFIYSELKKVR; encoded by the coding sequence ATGCTAGTGTCTTTTATAATTGCTTCACAAGCACATTTAGATAGATTAAAAACAACTATTGATTCTATAAAACATCAAACTAATAGCTCACACCAGACTATTATTATAAGTGATTCTAAAAACATAGATAGTACTAAAAGACAATATATAAAAGAGATTTTTGATAATTCAACTAACATTATTTTAAGTGAAAATAATATTCCACAAGATACAGCTAGTGATTGAAATTTAGCAATGAAACTAGTTTCATCAAAATATGTTGTTTTTGTAAAAGAAGGAGATTTTTTATATCCTAATTTTGTTGAAGAAATTCAAAAAGTATCAGACAAACATAATCCTGATTTAATTGAATTTAATCAAAACTATAATGGTTTAATTGAAGACCAAATTTCATATAACTTATTAGAAGGTAATAAATTATATGATTTAAATAAAGATTATGAAGTTTTTGCTTATATTCAAAGACTTATTTATACTAAAGTTTTTAAAGTAGATATTATTAGACAAAATAATTTAACTTTTAGAAGAAAAGTAAGATTTGATCTTTTATTTACTTATAAATTCTTATCTAATTCTAATACTTGTTATATTCTTGATGATCATTTATCATTACATAGAATTTCAGTAATGAAATATTCAGCTTTTGATTTATTAAGACAATGACCACATATTATTAATCACTTTAGACAAATTAATAAATATAAGTTTTTAAGTGATCAATTAACTTATGCTCATTATTATCAAACTTGTTATAAGTTTTTAGATTTAATTGAAAAATATAACAACCCTGTTTTATATAAAAAAGCCTTGAATTTTGTTGAAAACAAAGTGCAAAATAAAGTAAATAAATTTGTTAATAAAAATAAAGTCTTTTTAGAAAATAAAGACTTAGGATTTAATCAAAGAATGAATGATTTTGAGCGTTTTATATACAGTGAACTTAAAAAAGTAAGATAA
- a CDS encoding RDD family protein → MNNFLITSKTTEFKLENNNFKLASLWKVFFARLFDLLICSIPLIIMSIFWKTKTGDIISLITKYLVSFLWSFFYFIVLSYLLKGNSVCKKLFKIELKSLTSNKIKFKQVLIREIWFIFIPLFIGFIFTLIFAFLLPTSYLKSQAWRISLSLIVYQIGLVIVLFWFLGLMISIRLQTNHQSFIDIKLKLLVVEKQKIIENKQDNSNHILTRNDKHISLNEQPGNFDLEFIDELKQNLDNDNLDDNK, encoded by the coding sequence ATGAATAACTTTTTAATTACTAGTAAAACAACTGAATTTAAACTAGAAAATAATAACTTTAAATTAGCTAGTTTATGAAAAGTTTTTTTTGCTAGACTTTTTGATTTATTAATTTGCTCAATTCCACTAATTATAATGTCAATATTTTGAAAAACTAAAACTGGTGATATTATAAGTTTGATCACTAAGTATTTAGTGTCTTTTTTATGGTCTTTTTTTTACTTTATTGTTTTAAGTTATTTGTTAAAAGGTAATAGTGTTTGTAAAAAACTTTTTAAAATTGAATTAAAAAGTTTAACTAGTAATAAGATCAAATTTAAACAAGTTTTAATTAGAGAAATTTGATTTATTTTTATACCTTTATTTATCGGATTTATTTTTACTTTAATATTTGCTTTTTTACTGCCAACTAGTTATTTAAAATCTCAAGCTTGAAGAATTTCTTTATCTTTAATTGTTTATCAAATTGGATTAGTTATAGTTTTATTTTGATTTTTAGGATTAATGATTTCAATTAGACTACAAACTAATCATCAATCTTTTATTGATATAAAACTAAAATTATTAGTAGTTGAAAAACAAAAAATAATAGAAAATAAACAAGATAATTCAAATCATATTTTAACTAGAAATGATAAACACATTTCTTTAAATGAACAACCAGGTAACTTTGATTTAGAATTTATAGATGAGTTAAAACAAAACTTAGATAATGATAATTTAGATGATAATAAATAG
- a CDS encoding ATP-dependent helicase: MSVDNLLDLLNPQQLAAVLNIDKPVRIIAGAGSGKTRVITTKIAYLIEKQHIDPSRILAVTFTNKAAKEMKERVLQITNNENKSPFISTFHAWCSKVLRIDGKHIGLKDKFLIIDSDDQKRIIKNAIKESNIELSENDKKTFDKKILYKIKQWKEESVDPSEAILSATNQFDKNFATIYRLYQNTLLENNSIDFDDLQIYVYQLFKNNEDILNKWKNSYDYVLVDEFQDTNDIQFSLIKFLTINTNHLTVVGDPDQTIYSWRGAKLDIILNFNKTYTNAISIVLNQNYRSTKQILDISNSFIKNNKHREQKEIFTNNKSGKKVVLKECKTRVSEASYVASKIKELIKQGYHYKDIFILYRMNAWSQDFEKELTNKKIPFQLIGGIKFRERKVIKDAMAFLKMISIKDKLSCQRVLSLLPKIGNMTIEKIINFATVNELSIFDLITNENKDLLHTITKNLDELVEVFKKAHELYLDNTNIEEILKYLLTQSGYEDKLKIKNQQDDLDNINALYDQLKRFDDEFDPKYYGEENKLIAFLQEEALTSDIDEAEQIDKVSLLTIHAAKGLENKVVFIVGLNKDIFPSRLSETKINELEEERRALYVALTRAKEELFLTYVKGDYSYISQSELKPSKFINELDKDLYDFESSFLDDQIHDSNSYTYTPSRINDTLKQHNLYNVGDQVVHTLFGKGIVTKIINDQLQISFNDSSYGVMMIAANNSALSKL; encoded by the coding sequence ATGTCAGTAGATAATTTGTTAGATTTATTAAATCCTCAACAACTAGCAGCAGTCTTAAATATAGATAAACCAGTAAGAATTATTGCTGGAGCTGGTAGTGGAAAAACTAGAGTAATTACAACTAAAATTGCTTATTTGATTGAAAAACAACATATAGATCCAAGTAGAATCTTAGCTGTAACTTTTACAAATAAAGCTGCTAAAGAAATGAAAGAGCGTGTTTTACAAATCACAAATAATGAAAATAAATCTCCTTTTATTTCTACTTTTCATGCTTGATGTTCTAAAGTTTTAAGAATTGATGGAAAACATATTGGGTTAAAAGATAAGTTTTTAATTATTGATAGTGATGATCAAAAAAGAATAATTAAAAATGCTATAAAAGAATCAAATATAGAATTAAGTGAAAATGATAAAAAGACTTTTGATAAAAAAATTCTTTATAAAATTAAACAATGAAAAGAAGAATCAGTAGATCCAAGTGAAGCAATTTTAAGTGCTACAAATCAGTTTGATAAAAACTTTGCAACTATTTATAGATTGTATCAAAATACACTTTTAGAAAATAATTCTATTGATTTTGATGATTTACAAATTTATGTTTATCAATTATTTAAAAACAATGAAGATATTTTAAATAAATGAAAAAACAGCTATGATTACGTACTAGTTGATGAGTTTCAAGATACTAATGATATTCAATTTAGTTTAATTAAATTTTTAACAATTAATACTAATCATTTAACTGTAGTTGGTGATCCAGATCAAACTATTTATTCTTGAAGAGGAGCTAAATTAGATATTATTTTAAACTTTAATAAAACATATACTAATGCTATTAGTATTGTTTTAAATCAAAATTATAGATCAACAAAACAAATTCTAGATATTTCAAATAGCTTTATTAAAAACAACAAGCATAGAGAACAAAAAGAGATTTTTACAAACAATAAATCAGGTAAAAAAGTTGTTTTAAAAGAATGCAAAACTAGAGTTAGTGAAGCTAGTTATGTTGCATCTAAAATTAAAGAACTAATAAAACAAGGTTATCATTATAAAGATATTTTTATTCTATATAGAATGAATGCTTGATCTCAAGATTTTGAAAAAGAACTAACTAATAAAAAAATCCCTTTTCAATTAATTGGTGGAATTAAGTTTAGAGAAAGAAAAGTAATTAAAGATGCTATGGCGTTTTTAAAAATGATATCTATTAAAGATAAACTATCTTGCCAAAGGGTTTTAAGTTTATTACCAAAAATTGGAAATATGACAATTGAAAAAATTATTAATTTTGCAACTGTAAATGAACTAAGCATTTTTGATTTAATTACAAATGAAAATAAAGATTTATTACATACAATTACTAAAAATTTAGATGAACTAGTTGAGGTGTTTAAAAAAGCTCATGAGTTGTATTTAGATAATACAAACATTGAAGAAATTTTAAAATATTTATTGACTCAATCAGGATATGAAGATAAATTAAAAATTAAAAATCAGCAAGATGATTTAGATAATATTAATGCTTTATATGATCAATTAAAAAGATTTGATGATGAATTTGATCCTAAATATTATGGTGAAGAAAATAAATTAATTGCTTTTTTACAAGAAGAAGCTTTAACTAGTGATATTGATGAAGCTGAACAAATTGATAAAGTTTCTTTATTAACTATACATGCTGCAAAAGGATTAGAAAATAAAGTTGTGTTTATTGTTGGATTAAATAAAGATATTTTTCCATCAAGATTATCAGAAACAAAAATTAATGAATTAGAAGAAGAAAGACGAGCTTTATATGTTGCTTTAACTAGAGCAAAAGAAGAACTATTTTTAACTTATGTTAAAGGTGATTATTCATACATTAGTCAATCTGAATTAAAACCAAGTAAGTTTATAAATGAACTTGATAAAGATTTATATGATTTTGAATCTAGTTTTTTAGATGATCAAATTCATGATTCAAATTCTTATACTTATACACCAAGTAGAATTAATGACACTTTAAAACAACATAATTTATATAATGTTGGAGATCAAGTAGTTCACACATTATTTGGTAAAGGAATAGTAACTAAAATCATAAATGATCAACTACAAATTTCTTTTAATGATTCTAGTTATGGAGTTATGATGATAGCGGCCAATAATTCGGCATTAAGTAAGTTATAA
- a CDS encoding HPr family phosphocarrier protein: MAKFSAIITDKVGLHARPASVLAKEASKFSSHITIMAGEKQGNLKSIMNVMAMAIKTGTEVTIQADGNDEEQAIQAIKQTMIDTALIQG; encoded by the coding sequence ATGGCAAAGTTTTCAGCTATTATTACAGACAAAGTAGGTTTACATGCTAGACCAGCTTCAGTTTTAGCTAAAGAAGCTTCAAAATTTAGTTCACACATTACAATTATGGCTGGTGAAAAACAAGGTAATTTAAAATCAATTATGAACGTAATGGCAATGGCTATTAAAACTGGAACTGAAGTAACTATTCAAGCTGATGGAAATGATGAAGAACAAGCTATTCAAGCAATCAAACAAACCATGATTGACACAGCTTTAATTCAAGGATAA
- a CDS encoding CPBP family intramembrane glutamic endopeptidase, which yields MIKKFSIKETNVDQKFPFDFKFYKPKIEGMIILFSLVVLPLITVIFLNVFKKQLNLSDDRIGLIFQLSSIVFTITGGLIFWTRNPLSFWKSGVGILFAFPIFLQLFGIFFALLANSFNVLKGNGIWSNVYNSLIQIIAEILVIIFAFKKIENLKNKVKQTLKENKRFLIPVALVFALIAFIVGNTLYGIIVSKLGLNLGESENQKGLVSPFQSEGIGKYVYMVLFIILTVFVAPLCEEIIARQALFTGVSNKFLSIITSSLYFGILHISSGDVYNMTPYVLGGLFFSLAFSFSKGNLTYSWFSHSIYNSITVVILIANLYIK from the coding sequence ATGATTAAAAAATTTAGTATTAAAGAAACTAATGTCGATCAAAAATTTCCATTTGATTTTAAATTTTATAAACCTAAAATTGAAGGTATGATTATTTTATTTTCACTAGTAGTTTTACCTTTAATTACTGTAATTTTTTTAAATGTTTTTAAAAAACAATTAAATTTAAGTGATGATAGAATTGGACTAATTTTTCAACTTTCAAGTATTGTATTTACTATTACTGGTGGATTAATTTTTTGAACAAGAAACCCATTGAGTTTTTGAAAATCTGGAGTAGGAATTTTATTTGCCTTTCCAATATTTTTACAATTATTTGGGATATTTTTTGCTTTATTAGCTAATTCATTTAATGTCTTAAAAGGTAATGGTATTTGATCTAATGTCTATAATTCTTTAATTCAGATTATTGCTGAAATTTTAGTAATTATTTTTGCTTTTAAAAAGATTGAAAATTTAAAAAACAAAGTTAAGCAAACCTTAAAAGAAAATAAAAGATTTTTAATACCAGTAGCATTAGTATTTGCACTAATTGCTTTTATTGTTGGTAATACTTTATATGGAATTATTGTTTCTAAATTAGGTTTAAATCTAGGTGAATCAGAAAATCAAAAAGGATTAGTGTCTCCATTTCAAAGTGAAGGTATTGGTAAATATGTTTATATGGTTTTATTTATCATTTTAACTGTATTTGTTGCTCCTTTATGTGAAGAAATAATAGCAAGACAAGCACTATTTACAGGTGTTTCAAATAAATTTTTATCAATTATTACTTCTAGTTTATATTTTGGAATTTTACATATTTCAAGTGGTGATGTTTATAACATGACTCCATACGTTTTAGGTGGGTTATTCTTTTCACTAGCTTTTAGTTTTTCTAAAGGTAATTTAACTTATTCGTGATTTTCACATTCAATTTATAATTCAATTACTGTAGTTATACTTATTGCTAATTTATACATAAAATAA